The DNA segment TCAGGCAAGTGAGGGAAGTTGCATATGAAATTGAGGATATCGTTGATGAGTTCCTACATCACAAAGAAAGGTGTTGGCATGGGGATGGGCTCAAGGGTTTTGTCCAAGGTGTTGTCAACCTGCCCAAGGACATGACTGCAAGGCACCAAATCTCTTCAAAGCTGCAGAAGCTTAAGGCAAAGGTTCATGAAGTTTCAGAGAGAAGCAAGAGGTATGGTTTTGATGAGATCAATGAAGGAAGAAGACTAGGTGCAGCCTGTGACAGGTGGGGAGAATTACCCATCTTTGCTGATGAAGATGAGTTAGTAGGGATGGAAGAAAACACACAGAAAATGCTTGAATGGTTGGAAGAAGATGAACCACACAGGACCATTTTCTCCATTGTGGGAATGGGTGGTTTAGGCAAGACTACTCTGGTCACTAAAGTCTACGAAAAGGTTAAGCGAGACTTTGACTGTTGGGCATGGATATCAGTTTCCCAAACAAATGGAAGTGGGGAGCTATTAAGAAGCATGATCAAAGAGTTTCTTGAGATCAAGCAAGTGATGGTTCCAAGCAACTTGGGGTCAATGAACTACATGCGGCTTGTGCGAATGCTCATAGACTATTTGCATCCAAAAAGGTATGTTGTCGTCTTAGATGATGTATGGAGCATAGATCTTTGGAGTCAAATCAGAGGTGTCTTCCCTAATAATAGAAATGGAAGCAGAATTATCCTCACAACAAGGAATGAGAATGTAGCTGCCTCTGTAGGAATTGGAAACCAAATTCATCGCCTTCAGCCCCTCCAAGATACTGATGCTTGGGCTCTCTTCTGCAAGAAGGCCTTTTGGAATGACCTGGGTCGCAGTTGTCCCAAAGAACTGGAACCATTAGCTCGTGCCATCATGAAGAAATGCGAAGGCCTGCCGCTTGCGATAGTGGCTGTTGGAGGCCTCATGTGCTCCAGAAACAAGACAGTTGCGGAATGGAAGAAGGTTTATGAAAGCATCAACTGGCAACTGAGCCACAATCCCATGCTTGAACAAGTGAAGAGCATATTGTTGTTGAGTTTCAATGATTTACCCTTCTACCTAAAGCACTGTTTCTTATACTGCTGCATTTTCCCTGATGGTTATCCAATCAAGAGGAAGAAGCTGATCAGGCTTTGGGTGGCAGAAGGGTTCATCACAGAAAGAAAAGGTATGACAATGGAGGAGATAGCAGAGGAGTACCTTACAGAGCTGATTTTTCGAAGCATGGTCCAAGTTACAGAGACTAATGATGAAGGAAGGGTGAAGACATGCCGAGTACACGACCTCATGCGTGAACTGGCCATGACAACATCTGAGAAGGAGGATTTCTGCACTGCATCTGATGGCAGAGAAACAAGACTAGAAAGGAAGATCCACCGGTTATCAGTCTACAACAGAGGTGAAAACATCAGGTTGAGCGGGAGAATGTCACGTGGACTCCGCTCTTTCTTCGTCTTTGAGACTGATGTCTCCTCCCCATTCTCCCTGAATGAAGTGTTGGCCAAATTCAAACTACTGAGGGTCCTTGATTTGCAGGGAGTTTCCATTGAAACTGTGCCAAGCTCACTGCTTGGCCTATTCAATTTGAGGTACTTAAACCTGAGGGAGACAAAGGTGAGGGAGCTTCCTAAGCCTTTGGAAAGGCTCAAGAATCTACAGACCTTGGATGTCCGGAACACCAACATGGAGAGGCTTCCCAATGGAGTATCAAAGCTACTGAAACTACGACATCTGTACATGTATCACAACAATGAAGGGAGTTCCAGAACTCCCAGCCTTCTCAGAAGCATGCAGGCTCCTGCAGGAATATGGAATGCCCGGAGCTTGCAGACACTAGTATGCATCGAGGCAGAGGAGCAGCTTATCAAGCAAATCCAGAACCTGACTGAACTCAGAAGGTTGGAGATCACTAATTTGAGAGCAGTTGATGGGCCAAGACTCTGCGCTTCAGTTCAGAAGATGACAAGCCTTATCCGGCTAGGTGTAATGGCAGCCGATGGGGAAGAGCTTCAGCTGGCAGCTCTGTCTCTGCCCCCATTGGTTCTTCAAAAGCTAACACTGGTGGGACGACTAGATGGCCTACCTCACTGGCTTGGATCACTGGCAAACCTCACTCACTTGCATCTGGGCTTGTCTCACCTGCAACAAGAAATAATTTCTTCTCTCAATGCTCTGTACAACCTGGTTTTCCTTCAGCTCAAGAAGGCTTATGATGGGGAGGTCCTGGACTTCAGGATCGGATGGTTTCCCAGGCTCAACAAACTGAATTTGCTGGAGCTCAGGCGATTGGATAGTGTAAGAGTAGAGGAGGGTGCACTGCCAAGCATCCAGGAGCTGTATCTGATTCGATGCCCGGCCTTGAAGGTACTTCCTGAGGGGATTGAATATCTTACTGGTCTTCAGAAGTTGCACTTGGAGGAAATGCCAGAAGAGTTTGTACGAAGGCTGAGAAGTGATATTAGTGAAGATCAATCAAAGGTTCAACACATTCCTACAATCAATCATGTATTTATGGAAGATCAAAGTTGGGTAATTGAGACACTTTAATGGTTTAACTCTTCTTATATTTCTCTGAGAAACCTCTTCTGTTGATCACAGGCAGCAACCCACATGACCATTTCACTCTTCATTAATTACTAATTCAGAAATCTATTGATTTTTTGGCATGGCAGTATCAAAACATTTAACTTATGTTTGGtttggaaaatattaagaaaagaaaaaaaaattgttaaagaaaatgatattttcatattcgattttattaagaaaataagaaagaaaatcaaatataatttaaattagtgagaaatttatatttaaatgatttaatcttcatataaaaagagttaaaataaatcaaatgagtttaatataacatataaaataatttattaaatttaattttttttttattttttttttacttttcctctctattttcttttctttttagattttcgaaaatcaaacatagtcttagagttttcatattaatttctaaagaaaaagGTTTTTAGCATATATTTGTAGCGAACTTCTCTTTATGAATAAAGAAGTTTTAAAGTTATAGAAGTCCATTGAGTTCAAAGCAGATAATATTTACTTAAGGAGTAAATCATTATAAAATGATATCAAAACCTCTCATCAATCCTAGTTTATAATTCTATAAGATATTACAAAGACATTGTGTTTGTATGAGAGTAATTGTGATATCACGCATTGGTCAAGGAAACAAattcttaatattatatatgtgaCACTCCAAACTCAAAGATCAAGGATACTATGATCATTTTCACATGTCAAACCCAAGAGCTTAACACATGAATAACCTCGACTAATAAATTCATCGTGTAGCTACCTCAAATTGATGATCAAAACATAATTCAAAAGGTTATGTATCTCTAATCCCTTAATATTGCATATATGACACTTCAAACCCAAAGGTCAAGGGTACTACCATCATTTCACATGTCAAAGTTGTCAAACCCAAGAGCCTAACACATAAATGACCTTGACTAACAAATCCATCATGTAGCTAGTTGATAATTACCTCAAATTGACAATCAAAACATAATTCAAAAGTTTATAAATCTTTgatccaaaattaattaaaatatccaAACAATAAATTTGATGTGTAAGCGTTTTGTGTGTTAGAAATTCTGGGACAAGATTTTCATTGTGTTTCTCCTAACTCAATCtctgaaagaaaattttatgggTGTTAagctaaaaatcatattttgaatgaaaaaaattctttcaaaatggGATGACTTAGTATAAGTTTTATCCCTACTTTAATATTCATCACACTTAAAGTATTACctaaattttttctttgtaaattcAAGAAGAGACCAAGATCAAGTTTGGTATGAACTCCAAATATTctccaaaaaaagaaagtagaTAGGTTAAGTTTGAAAGTTTATTAATCAGAGAGTATTAACTCCATGTGAATTGTATTGATTATCTTATTCTGAGAGTGTTGGTGCATCCATGTGAATTGTATTGATTATCTTATTCTGAGAGTGTTGGTGCATCcattattgtttatatttttttgttatttgtggatgagattgaaagaaaatatgagtTCTTAATATTTGAGAGGTATCATCtcaaaatgattctaaaaaaatacCTATTCACTCCTCCTAAACAATAGCACAATATTAAGAGAGagtcaaatatatatatatatatatatatagagatattAATATTTGTGGGTTTCACAGAAGGCGATGACAATTTTCTCTATACAAAATAGCAGAGTAGCCCATTTACCAATGCTAGTGGCTTCCAAGTAATGCAACCCAAAAGAATTGTTTAGAGATCTGGCACATGCCCACTGAATTAATTACAGATCCGGCACATGCCCACCATCCACCACTCTGTAGTTCATCGATGGGGGATTTCACTCATGTAAAATAGGTAAGGTTCCATCTACGATTCTACAGCCATCTGCGGTACCATTCTTTTCACGGTAGTATAAAAAAGTAATAGAAGATGTTACTTATCAGGTTGATCGGCTGATATCGCGCATTAAAGGTTTCTGGCCCCAGCTACCCGAAATACCATTAGCCCCTTAGATTCCCCTCACCTCTCCACAAGCCTGTAAGATTAAAAGTTTCTCCTTTTTCGATGTGGGATTGAAGAAACAAGCTTCAATACTTTAAAACACGTACTCTTTACACTCTTCTTACAAATTGCACCaccattaatataattatatatattatcaagTCCCATTATTTATAATCTAATATGATTTGCTTATACTTTTATATCTTaactctatttatttatattattattcaaCGGTTTAAGTCTAACTATACAAATTCAACGGtccatatttaaattttgatggatATCATTATGGTACcctaataattttcaatacataaatatatttcttttgaacTCTAACTTCCTTGGTATTAACAATAGCACAAAGACATAAAATGAATCTAATTTGGATTCGACATTGCAAGGAATAAAACATTGAAATGACAATTGAAGAGTAATGCAATGGACAATGTCCACAAAAATTAGGACATCCCGTATCAATTAGAGAAAGAAATTCTcgttatttataatatatgacTTATCTCATATGTTTAAATGTGCTTTTTAACACATCAACATTATTTTGccaaaaatagaaaagttcAACATAATAGAGTTAATCTTTCATTGAAAATACTTGATGGTGTTTTTATTcgaattgaaatgaaaaatggatgaaatgtTTCCCATGATTTTCATGAGGGTGTTGATCCAAATTGGTAGGTGGGCTAGCTTTTGTCCTTTTGCTCTTATTCTCTTAAAAGGCCAATGATCGAGGtctagaattataaaaaaatgggtTGAGTCATGGAcccacaaaattaaattaaataatttgtttcttTCAATTCAAGGGTCATCCAAAGATTTCAGTTTTATGTATGAATTTCATAGGCTGATGAGAAAATGTTAGGTCCAAAGCATATGGCTAAAGTCTCCATCTAAAGTCAAAGTTCTTTTCAAGCACTCTACAGTGAATGAGCCTGACGTCGTCAATTTCCTTTCCATTTCCTTGTTTGGCTACCAAGAAAAAGGGCCAAGAAGCGTACCCTTCATATTtcttataataaatcataataaCAAGAACATTCTTTCATCATAGCCTCTCCacataaaatctaaaatatatcataatgtaatttatatttgaaaaataacatgttcataataaattttataaaagtgcataactttaaaaaacgtttctaatattagaaactttttaaatattaaaaatattttttaaaatcactgttaaacgaattctaaatttatatttattattatttattttaaaaataaaaataaaaattatctaatATTAATCCATTATTTTGTGAACTAaacatagttttttttctttttttgtccaaacaggttttaacatttaaagagttgtcttaaattatttttatataaaacaaaatcttCTTGAAAGTGATATGtgtattcaaaataaaaaataaaaaatttgtttgattgAAAATTTGGGACCATGggaaaatatcaagaaaatatCAAGAATCAATGGGTGTTATACGAGGGTACAAGTGGTATTTTATCATGCTAGGTGGTTCATCCCCAACCAATGGTTATAGACAAATCTCACCTCCGGGTGACTCaatcaatttgaaaaattaggACAATGGATTATTACCACAAGCAATGAGGGACGGCAGATGAGTGAAACGCAGCGTTTCGACGTGGTACGAGCGCCAACCAATGAAAACTCTCTACGTGGCACACGTTCAGTGCCGAAATATCAGTGAGCACCAAAAGTACCAGACAACTGAATCTCTTCGATCGTCTGTGACGCTAGCGCATCGTCCACCGTACTCCCTCCTTTCTCCTTCAACCTCTGCGATTCAGTTCTACTATTGGAGGTCCGCTACTGAATCTTTCTTCGTTCTACTCAGTGCTTTTTCTGTTTGGTTTCCGAGAATATTGAGgaagttttggtttttttttttatttataaaaaggaaCTTGGAAGccttgtattttattgttttttttctggTGTTTGGTTCCTCGGAAAGTATACAAGTCAACGTAGTTAAGCTGGCGTTTGAACCAAAACAGGGGAAAATGTGAGcactggattttttttttccctctttcctTCTCCTCGAGTTTCATGATCGGGAAGCGCAGCTTAAAGCTTCGATTGGAAATTGGTTTCTTAAGTAAATATTTGCTAGTTTGATTTAAGCGGattgaaattttgtttcttaGGATTTAAATCGA comes from the Vitis vinifera cultivar Pinot Noir 40024 chromosome 12, ASM3070453v1 genome and includes:
- the LOC100854803 gene encoding disease resistance protein RPM1 codes for the protein MADGAVNFLLEKLTTILVQKASLLGEAQGEIDEIKLELESMRSFLRDAERRKERSESVETWVRQVREVAYEIEDIVDEFLHHKERCWHGDGLKGFVQGVVNLPKDMTARHQISSKLQKLKAKVHEVSERSKRYGFDEINEGRRLGAACDRWGELPIFADEDELVGMEENTQKMLEWLEEDEPHRTIFSIVGMGGLGKTTLVTKVYEKVKRDFDCWAWISVSQTNGSGELLRSMIKEFLEIKQVMVPSNLGSMNYMRLVRMLIDYLHPKRYVVVLDDVWSIDLWSQIRGVFPNNRNGSRIILTTRNENVAASVGIGNQIHRLQPLQDTDAWALFCKKAFWNDLGRSCPKELEPLARAIMKKCEGLPLAIVAVGGLMCSRNKTVAEWKKVYESINWQLSHNPMLEQVKSILLLSFNDLPFYLKHCFLYCCIFPDGYPIKRKKLIRLWVAEGFITERKGMTMEEIAEEYLTELIFRSMVQVTETNDEGRVKTCRVHDLMRELAMTTSEKEDFCTASDGRETRLERKIHRLSVYNRGENIRLSGRMSRGLRSFFVFETDVSSPFSLNEVLAKFKLLRVLDLQGVSIETVPSSLLGLFNLRYLNLRETKVRELPKPLERLKNLQTLDVRNTNMERLPNGVSKLLKLRHLYMYHNNEGSSRTPSLLRSMQAPAGIWNARSLQTLVCIEAEEQLIKQIQNLTELRRLEITNLRAVDGPRLCASVQKMTSLIRLGVMAADGEELQLAALSLPPLVLQKLTLVGRLDGLPHWLGSLANLTHLHLGLSHLQQEIISSLNALYNLVFLQLKKAYDGEVLDFRIGWFPRLNKLNLLELRRLDSVRVEEGALPSIQELYLIRCPALKVLPEGIEYLTGLQKLHLEEMPEEFVRRLRSDISEDQSKVQHIPTINHVFMEDQSWVIETL